The genomic region ACCATGCGGGTGATACTTACCAATAACGTCACCAACAACACGGGCAGATTTCATATATGGTTTGTTATGGTAATTATTTAGAGAGTGCATAGCATATAATGCTCTTCTATGAACTGGCTTTAAACCATCTCTTACATCAGGCAACGCTCTACCTACAATTACTGACATAGCGTAATCTAGATAACAGCTTTTCATTTCATCTTGAATTGCTATTGGTGCAATATTACCGTGATTTATATTTCCACCTTCAGGTGTATTATTTTCATCTGACATAAACTAATCCTATACGTCTAAGTTTCTAACGTTTAATGCATTATCTTCAACAAACTGTCTTCTTGGCTCAACATTGTCACCCATAAGTACAGAGAAAACCTGATCTGCTTCAATAGTATCTTCAATCTTAACTTGTAAGAGAGTTCTATTTTCAGGATTCATTGTTGTTTCCCATAGTTGTTCAGGGTTCATTTCTCCTAGACCCTTATAACGTTGGATATATGCACCTTGCTTACCATCTTGAATAATATGTTCAGCAAACTCATCTAAAGAATCAAACTGCTTAAGACCAGTTTTTTCTTTTTCAATAGACATTTTTGTATTGAAGTAACTCTTCATACCATCGTAACTATTTAATAAGTCAGCATACTCGGGAGACTCTAAGAAATAAGTATTCAATTTAAACTTCTTAGTCCTTCCTGTTGTTTTAACAACAATATTAATATTACTAGATTGGTGTTCAACATCTTCAGAGATTGAAAATGAATATGTTTTCAACGACTCAGTTTCAATTGACTTAAAGTAATCAGAAAGAGCATCTAATTGTTTTTGTAGCTCTACTTTGTCTTTTAAAGAATTTGCATCAATTTGAGTTTTTTGAACAATTTGCTTTAATAGAGAAGAATCAAAGTGAGCATCATAACTAGCTAAAGTTCTTTTATAATTTCTATACTTATTCACAAGTACTCGAGCTTCATCTGTTGATAACTCTTTATCACCATTCATAATTTTTGCATCACTTAATGCAGAAGTTACAAGAAATGATTCTAACTCTTTTTCATCTTTTAAATATCTCTCAGATCTACCTTTTTTATATTTATATAATGGTGGCTGAGCAATATAGATATAACCGTTCTCAATCAGTTCAGGGAATTGTCTATATAAAAGAGTTAATATAAGTGTTCTAATGTGAGATCCATCGACGTCGGCATCGGTCATAATTACAATTTTATGATATCTTAATTTCTTTATATCAAATTGTTCTTTTCCAACTCCCGTTCCCATTGCCTGAATAATCATCTTAATTTCGTTATTAGCTAGCATTTTATCGTAACGAGCTTTTTCAACGTTTAAGATCTTACCTTTTAATGGAAGTACAGCTTGAGTTTTTCTATCTCGACCTTGTTTGGCAGAACCACCGGCCGAGTCACCTTCCACAATATAAATTTCTGAACGTGCTGGATCTTTTTCTTGGCAATCGGCCATTTTACCAGGTAAACCAGAAACAACTAGCGCTGATTTTCTTCTAGTTAAATCTCTTGCTTTTCTTGCGGCTTCTCTTGCAGCAGCAGCATCAACTGACTTTTTAATAATTGTTTTTGCTAGACTTGGATTTTCTTCTAAGTAAGCTTTTAACTGTTCACCAACTAGTGAGTTTACAATCCCTTCAACCTCAGAGTTTCCAAGCTTGTCTTTTGTCTGCCCTTCAAATTGAAGTTCTGGAAGTTTTATAGAGATGATCGCTGTGATCCCTTCTCTCATATCATCACCAGTTAAATTAGCTTTAAGACCCTTTAAAAGATTATTATCTTTTGCATATGAGTTAAGCACTCTCGTAATGGCAGTTTTAAAACCTGAAATATGTGTTCCACCACCTGGTGTACAAATAGCATTAGCATACCCAGAGAGTATTTCAGAATATGAGTCAGTCCAT from Halobacteriovorax sp. HLS harbors:
- the gyrB gene encoding DNA topoisomerase (ATP-hydrolyzing) subunit B, which translates into the protein METENTSISKVGEKYDADQIKVLEGLEAVRKRPGMYIGDTSFRGLHHCVYEIVDNAVDEALAGYCSEIKVIIHVDNSVTVIDDGRGIPTDMHPTEGCSAAELVYTKLHAGGKFNEEGGAYKVSGGLHGVGAAVVNALSKWVKVEIKKHGKLHAVKFERGDVVESLHVKGNLENPKATGTAVTFKPDNEIFEVHEFNYDTLANRFREMAFLNKGLSISIKDERNDKKENFCYEGGIAEFVTYLNRAKSPVHKKVIAFSQTREDYEVEVAMQWTDSYSEILSGYANAICTPGGGTHISGFKTAITRVLNSYAKDNNLLKGLKANLTGDDMREGITAIISIKLPELQFEGQTKDKLGNSEVEGIVNSLVGEQLKAYLEENPSLAKTIIKKSVDAAAAREAARKARDLTRRKSALVVSGLPGKMADCQEKDPARSEIYIVEGDSAGGSAKQGRDRKTQAVLPLKGKILNVEKARYDKMLANNEIKMIIQAMGTGVGKEQFDIKKLRYHKIVIMTDADVDGSHIRTLILTLLYRQFPELIENGYIYIAQPPLYKYKKGRSERYLKDEKELESFLVTSALSDAKIMNGDKELSTDEARVLVNKYRNYKRTLASYDAHFDSSLLKQIVQKTQIDANSLKDKVELQKQLDALSDYFKSIETESLKTYSFSISEDVEHQSSNINIVVKTTGRTKKFKLNTYFLESPEYADLLNSYDGMKSYFNTKMSIEKEKTGLKQFDSLDEFAEHIIQDGKQGAYIQRYKGLGEMNPEQLWETTMNPENRTLLQVKIEDTIEADQVFSVLMGDNVEPRRQFVEDNALNVRNLDV